The genome window GCACTATCAGACTGACTATATGTGAAATCATCAACTCGACTCCGATTGTTGTAATCCTGGGTATCGTAGCGCAAACCCAGTAACAATTTTAGATTCTCTGTCAGGCTGACTAGATCTTGGATATAAATTCCAAGCGAATTGGTTTCGTAAGCATTATTAGAGCGGATTACAAAAGGTTCGGTTTCTGGTTGATTATACACAGGGTTAAACGCATCAATTGAACTAATGCCTCTACGTCTTCGTAAGTATGTTGCATCATCTCTATTCCAATCAACTCCAACTAGCAGTTGATGTCCAATGGAGCCAGTCAAGAAATTACCAGTGAGGTTTGTTGCCAAAAGATAGTTTGTGCCATCACCTTCATCAGCTATACGAAGACGATTGAGAGTTCGATTATCAGCTTCTATGCTAATAGGAATAGCAACGTCAGCATCGTATGTCGAAAATCTGACTCGAAAGGCATTGCGTAACGACCAATTGTCACTGAGTTGATGTTCTAGTCTATATCCGATTCTACTGTTAGTTATTCGGGCAAAGTCACCAGGTTCGCTATAGTTAGAGTTGCGAGGAATTTCACCATTCGGATTCGGGAGGACAGTACCGACACTAGGTAAACCAGGATAAAATCCAGTATCGATGCTGGCATACTCTCCCTCTACAAATAGTTCTGTGCGATCGCCGAGCCTGAAACTCACTATTGGTGAAATACTTAAGGATTCTTTATCAAAAAAATCGATGAAACTATCGGAGTTTTCATAACCTGCATTCAGTCTGTAGAGCACTGATCTGGAATCATCCAATGGTCCTGATAAATCAACGTTTCCTCTATAGAAGGCATAATTTCCGATTGTTGCGTCTACTCGGTAAAAGGGGTCTTGAAGCGGCTGTTTAGTGACCAGGTTAATCGTTCCACCTGGGTTGGCGGAACCATACAGCACTGAAGCTGGACCTAGAAGAACTTCTACTCTCTCAATATTGAATAGCTCGGTTCCAACTGTTGAGCCACTAACACTACCCACCCCATCAAACAACCCATCTCTGAGAATGTTTCCTGAATTTCTAGTGCTAAAACCACGAATTGTAAAATCACTTATCGACGAATAAGCTCCTCTTTCTTGAGTGACGCCAGGGACATTTCTGAGAGCATCCTCTACACGAGTCGCTTGCTGATCCCGAATGACCTGCTGCGGTACTACCTGAATTGATTGGGGAATGTCACGAAGTGGGGTATCCGTTCTAGTTGCAGTGCTGGCATTCGGTACGCGATATCCTGTATCCTGCTGTCCCGTGACCAGCAATTCAATCGGCTCATCGCCCTGCGCTGCTGGTATTTCCTGTGGTGTTTCACTCGTCGTCGGCTGCTCACCTTCAGGCTGCTGTGATGGTTGCATTGCTGCAGCAGCAGATGTCAAACCAAAAATCAATCCTTCATCACTGTCAAATAACTCAACTGTTGGCAATCCTGTTTCACCTGCTACTGTCACCCGAATAGTATTAGCATCAAGGTTTGTAACTGTTATCTCACTAATCCCCTCAATAGGGCTTTGAGAACTAAATATGAACGCCTCGCCATTGGGTAAACGCAATTGAGCATTAGGTATATCTGCGATAAAGTTATTTCCGATACTGCGATCGCTAATTTGAAGTTGTTCGCCCTGAGTTGTCTGTAATATCACCTCCACACCTTTTTCTGTGGGATTAGCTTGTACACTCGTCACTTGTATAACATCCCTCTGGACGGAAGAGGGGTTGGTTGGGGCTGGCGACTGCACTAACATAATTGCGCTAGTGCTAGGACGCTCTCTTTCACTAATTTGAGGAATCTCTCTAATTAACTGAGATTTACGTAATACAGATGTAATAGTTTTATCATGATCCGGCTTTGCTACTTCTTGAGCCGTTACGCTCATAGCACCCCACAGCCAAACAGAACTTGTTAGTAATAAAATTTGCAATAAATTCTTTGGTTTCATTAGATACTCTACACACCTGGCAATATTACGGAAACAATGTCGGAAATCGACAAGTCATCCGTGACTCGTCCCCACACATGTCCTCACACCACAATTTCAAATTGATTTAGCTTCTAATAAGAAAACTTCTCAATAAAGCTGAGAATACAAGATTTGAAGAAGGTATTGTTGCCGCAAACGGATTTTTTTCTGCCCGATCGGGATTTTTTTAGTGATGGTGCAACAACAAAGGGCGATCAATCGCTCAAAAAGACGGTTGAGGTGGGATCAAAACTGCCACAAAATTGTTCCCTATGAAAAACCTGATATAGCGGTATAAGGTAAATATCAAGGTTCAGAGTGCTTTAGAGTACATAGATTTATTACGGTTTGAATGGGACAACCAAAAAGCTCAAAAAGCATGGGGTTTCTTTTGATGAGGCAGCAACTATTTTTTACGATCCACTCTATTTAGAGGATTATGATGAAGCGCACTCTGACCAAGAGGATCGGTTTAAGATTATTGGTATGTCAAGCAATGGACGCTTGCTAGTTGCCGCCTATAGTCAGCGAGTTGATAGGATAGGGATCATTAGTTCCAGACTAGCGACTAAAAATGAA of Gloeocapsopsis sp. IPPAS B-1203 contains these proteins:
- a CDS encoding TonB-dependent siderophore receptor encodes the protein MKPKNLLQILLLTSSVWLWGAMSVTAQEVAKPDHDKTITSVLRKSQLIREIPQISERERPSTSAIMLVQSPAPTNPSSVQRDVIQVTSVQANPTEKGVEVILQTTQGEQLQISDRSIGNNFIADIPNAQLRLPNGEAFIFSSQSPIEGISEITVTNLDANTIRVTVAGETGLPTVELFDSDEGLIFGLTSAAAAMQPSQQPEGEQPTTSETPQEIPAAQGDEPIELLVTGQQDTGYRVPNASTATRTDTPLRDIPQSIQVVPQQVIRDQQATRVEDALRNVPGVTQERGAYSSISDFTIRGFSTRNSGNILRDGLFDGVGSVSGSTVGTELFNIERVEVLLGPASVLYGSANPGGTINLVTKQPLQDPFYRVDATIGNYAFYRGNVDLSGPLDDSRSVLYRLNAGYENSDSFIDFFDKESLSISPIVSFRLGDRTELFVEGEYASIDTGFYPGLPSVGTVLPNPNGEIPRNSNYSEPGDFARITNSRIGYRLEHQLSDNWSLRNAFRVRFSTYDADVAIPISIEADNRTLNRLRIADEGDGTNYLLATNLTGNFLTGSIGHQLLVGVDWNRDDATYLRRRRGISSIDAFNPVYNQPETEPFVIRSNNAYETNSLGIYIQDLVSLTENLKLLLGLRYDTQDYNNRSRVDDFTYSQSDSAFSPRVGIVYQPIEPISLYASYARSFTPSLFGNAFDGSPFEPERGTQYEVGVKADLNDQLSATLAFYNLTRSNVPTDDPDNIGFSIQTGEQRSRGIEFNVGGEILPGWNIIAGYAYTDARLTKDNLFPVGNRLANVPENSFNLWTTYQIQQGGLQGFGFGLGLFYISDRQANLDNTFELPSYLRTDAAIFYQREQFRAALNFTNLFNVDYFESPGEFEVIPGRPFTVLGTISWEF
- a CDS encoding BrnT family toxin, whose product is MNGTTKKLKKHGVSFDEAATIFYDPLYLEDYDEAHSDQEDRFKIIGMSSNGRLLVAAYSQRVDRIGIISSRLATKNERQIYESQA